One region of Quercus lobata isolate SW786 chromosome 2, ValleyOak3.0 Primary Assembly, whole genome shotgun sequence genomic DNA includes:
- the LOC115958137 gene encoding uncharacterized protein LOC115958137, with protein sequence MDNSWMTLGKTPRDRLSQQYIDGVNSFLTFAMTVVDRSGKILCPCIDCLNCYQQHAHIVQSHLLHRGIMQDYTKWYYHGEPRELNEHIGDEEMSDNDHLDGIDALVEDRIRGEPRDTTQQDEEVRNFDKMFSDSKHELYPGCTDYTLLKFVIEMLNVKVTTNLSNKGLDMILDLLSKIYRKENENLDKGPACQTPRYKDNRTGGKKIAQKVLRYFPLTPRLRRLYMSRKRVEDMRWYIEKRVNDGILRHPANSQEWKEFDLKHHEFALEPRNVRLGMATDGFNHFGNMNYNYSMWPVILIPYNLPPWLIMKEPYFMMSLLIPGPNQPGNELDVLLRPLVDELKELWEEGAHTYDASCGMHFQMRAALLWTIHDYPGFGNVFGWRTKGYHACYTCNDEPYSETLESKIGYTNHRAYLPMDHPWRRSCSFNGKIEKRMRSLELPVEKINEQFDRMPNIILGKDLNNKKKRPIIGGPNWSKKSILYKLPYWRNKKLKHNIDVMHVKKNISESIFRTLLGIEGKNKDTDKARKDLKNMGIRSVLHLQERSDGSFDKSRAFFSLYPEEMDGFYEFLKSVKYPDGYAANISRFLGTLKRYVSNRARLEGSIAEAYILKECITFSSLYLDGAETVHNRRERNADCGEYGQGLTIFSQTARPTGSRQNDVGMSRELRDIAQWYLLYNCPELEPYLDCRNGQKGQRHS encoded by the exons ATGGATAATAGTTGGATGACACTTGGTAAGACACCTAGAGACAGACTAAGTCAACAATATATTGATGGGGTGAATTCATTTCTTACTTTTGCAATGACTGTTGTGGACCGAAGTGGAAAAATTCTGTGCCCATGTATTGACTGTTTGAATTGCTATCAACAACATGCTCACATTGTGCAAAGTCATTTGCTTCATCGTGGGATTATGCAAGATTATACTAAGTGGTACTATCATGGAGAACCCCGTGAATTAAATGAGCACATTGGTGATGAAGAAATGTCAGACAATGATCATCTGGATGGTATTGATGCCTTGGTGGAGGATCGAATTAGAGGGGAACCAAGAGATACCACCCAGCAAGATGAGGAAGTGCgtaattttgataaaatgttTAGTGATTCAAAGCATGAGCTATATCCAGGTTGCACAGATTACACTCTTTTGAAGTTTGTCATTGAAATGCTAAATGTGAAGGTAACAACCAACTTGAGTAATAAGGGGCTTGACATGATACTAGACTTGTTGAGTAAGATTTACCGAAAG gaaaatgaaaaccttgATAAAGGTCCGGCGTGTCAAACGCCTAGATACAAGGATAACAGAACAGGTGGTAAGAAGATTGCTCAAAAAGTATTGCGCTACTTTCCATTGACTCCGAGGTTGCGGAGATTATACATGTCTAGAAAAAGAGTTGAGGACATGAGATGGTACATAGAAAAACGGGTGAATGATGGGATATTAAGGCATCCAGCTAATAGTCAGGAGTGGAAGGAGTTTGATTTGAAACATCATGAGTTTGCCCTAGAACCTCGCAATGTGAGGTTAGGAATGGCTACAGATGGTTTTAATCATTTTGGGAATATGAACTATAACTACAGTATGTGGCCTGTCATCCTCATTCCCTATAACCTACCACCTTGGTTAATTATGAAAGAACCTTATTTTATGATGTCCTTACTTATTCCTGGACCCAATCAACCAGGAAATGAGCTTGATGTTTTATTGAGGCCATTGGTTGATGAGTTGAAGGAGTTGTGGGAAGAGGGTGCACACACTTACGATGCATCTTGTGGTATGCATTTTCAGATGCGTGCTGCTTTGTTGTGGACAATACATGACTATCCTGGATTCGGTAATGTGTTTGGATGGAGGACAAAGGGTTATCATGCTTGTTACACTTGCAATGATGAACCATATTCGGAGACATTGGAAAGTAAAATTGGATACACTAACCATCGTGCCTACTTGCCTATGGACCACCCTTGGCGAAGGAGTTGCTCATTCAATGGTAAAATTGAGAAACGGATGAGATCATTGGAGTTACCGGTGGAAAAGATAAATGAGCAATTTGACCGAAtgccaaatataattttaggaaagGATCTAAACAACAAGAAAAAGCGTCCAATTATTGGGGGACCGAATTGGTCAAAGAAAAGTATCCTATACAAGCTACCATACTGGAGGAATAAGAAGCTTAAACACAATATTGATGTcatgcatgttaagaaaaatattagtgAGAGTATATTCAGAACTTTGTTGGGAATTGAGGGGAAAAACAAGGACACAGACAAGGCACGCAAGGACTTGAAAAATATGGGCATAAGGAGTGTTTTGCACCTCCAAGAACGTTCTGATGGATCATTTGACAAGTCTCGTGCCTTCTTTTCATTGTATCCTGAAGAAATGGAtggtttttatgaatttttgaAATCAGTCAAGTATCCAGATGGCTATGCAGCAAACATATCGAG GTTTCTTGGAACGTTGAAAAGATACGTTTCCAACCGAGCTCGACTAGAAGGTTCAATTGCAGAGGCTTACATTCTTAAAGAGTGTATTACTTTCTCGTCATTATATCTTGATGGAGCTGAAACCGTGCATAATCGAAGGGAAAGAAATGCTGATTGTGGTGAATATGGCCAAGGGTTGACGATTTTCTCACAAACAGCTCGACCTACCGGGTCTAGGCAGAATGATGTGGGAATGTCACGTGAATTGCGTGATATTGCTCAGTGGTATTTGTTGTACAATTGTCCCGAGTTGGAGCCGTATTTAGA TTGCAGAAATGGTCAAAAAGGGCAAAGACACTCATAA
- the LOC115958146 gene encoding uncharacterized protein LOC115958146, translating into MNAYSWKNVGSGEKEAIIQNVVDQFDIQGESVLVNKYLNTKCGRLLNSHYYSLFAKYKKLVKDEGSTYARNHPPKNVTREKWIELIDGKWSDEDWLKVSERNAKNRNKEETVDKHIHRCGSKSLAVRMDEARWKNGGHIPKVAQLYYDTHFNSKTKQWVHPDCKHTYQEMLRVQDEHCSTPEAQPLTEEEISMMVLKPSSGYVKGLGMRPSSSLKTPASSSSTQYTQQLEGRVEELQDANYKLED; encoded by the exons ATGAATGCTTATAGTTGGAAGAATGTTGGTAGCGGTGAAAAAGAGGCAATCATTCAAAATGTGGTG GATCAATTTGATATACAAGGAGAATCTGTACTTGTGAACAAATATCTAAATACAAAGTGTGGTAGATTATTGAACAGCCACTACTACAGTTTGTTTGCAAAGTATAAAAAACTTGTAAAGGATGAAGGAAGCACGTATGCAAGAAACCACCCACCAAAAAATGTCACACGAGAAAAATGGATTGAATTAATTGATGGAAAGTGGAGTGACGAAGATTGGCTG AAAGTCTCAGAAAGAAATgctaaaaacagaaataaagagGAAACGGTTGACAAACACATTCATAGATGTGGAAGCAAGTCGCTTGCAGTTAGGATGGATGAGGCG AGATGGAAAAATGGAGGTCATATTCCTAAGGTGGCACAACTCTACTATGATACCCACTTCAATTCAAAGACAAAACAGTGGGTACACCCTGATTGCAAACATACATAT CAAGAGATGTTGAGAGTACAAGATGAGCATTGTAGCACTCCTGAAGCACAGCCTTTGACTGAAGAGGAGATTTCTATGATGGTTCTTAAGCCGAGTTCTGGCTATGTAAAGGGACTTGGCATGAGGCCTTCCTCATCTCTTAAGACTCCTGCCTCATCTTCCTCAACTCAGTATACTCAACAACTCGAGGGTCGAGTAGAAGAGCTCCAAGATGCAAATTACAAGCTGGAGGATTGA